A genome region from Mycobacterium florentinum includes the following:
- a CDS encoding fructosamine kinase family protein, producing the protein MTDFVKQHAGAPTGYFAWEAAGLRWLSSAEVDGGVPGAPIVSVDTTSLTLRRLESVSPDPEAARVFGSRLAATHDAGAPAFGAGPDGWDGPGFFGPLSQPLPMSLRSHQHWGDFYADERLAPMFELAAACLDASARAAIVAVLARCRAGDFDDDDRPARLHGDLWGGNVMWTPDGVVLIDPAAHGGHRETDLAMLALFGCPHYDAVVAGYQQVRPLHPGWRDRIGLHQLFPLLAHVVLFGSGYAERTHACARAALAL; encoded by the coding sequence CTGACCGATTTCGTCAAACAGCACGCGGGCGCGCCCACCGGCTACTTCGCCTGGGAAGCAGCGGGGCTGCGATGGCTTTCGAGCGCCGAGGTCGACGGCGGGGTGCCCGGCGCGCCGATTGTTTCGGTTGACACAACGAGCCTGACCCTGCGACGACTCGAATCGGTGAGCCCGGATCCGGAGGCGGCGCGTGTGTTCGGCAGCCGACTGGCCGCCACGCATGACGCGGGCGCTCCGGCGTTCGGCGCGGGGCCCGACGGCTGGGACGGGCCGGGCTTCTTCGGGCCGTTGTCGCAACCCTTGCCGATGTCGCTGCGATCCCATCAACACTGGGGCGACTTCTACGCCGACGAGCGGTTGGCCCCGATGTTCGAGCTCGCGGCGGCGTGCCTGGATGCGTCCGCCCGGGCCGCGATCGTTGCCGTGCTGGCGCGTTGCCGGGCGGGCGATTTCGACGACGACGATCGGCCGGCCCGGCTGCACGGCGACTTGTGGGGCGGCAACGTGATGTGGACACCCGACGGTGTGGTGCTGATCGACCCGGCCGCGCACGGCGGGCATCGCGAGACCGACCTGGCGATGCTCGCGCTGTTCGGCTGCCCGCATTACGACGCCGTCGTCGCGGGCTACCAGCAGGTCCGCCCGCTGCATCCCGGTTGGCGCGATCGCATCGGGCTGCATCAACTCTTTCCGCTGCTGGCGCACGTCGTGCTGTTCGGAAGCGGGTACGCCGAGCGGACGCATGCTTGTGCCCGTGCCGCGCTGGCCCTCTGA
- a CDS encoding amidohydrolase family protein has protein sequence MTIDVWMQHPTARFLRSDFLASLRRWTAGSIPDADIPIEVTVAAMDAADVGFGLLSAWHGPNGQDLVSNDEVAEWIRLHPNRFAGLATVDLDRPMEAVRELRRRVAEGFVGLRVVPWLWNAPPTDRRYYPLFAECVEAGVPFCTQVGHTGPLRPSETGRPIPHIDQVALDFPELVIVCGHVGYPWTEEMVAVARKHENVYIDTSAYTIRRLPDELIRFMKTGTGQRKVLFGTNYPMITHAHALAGLDELGLDDAARHDFLHGNAERVFRLEANR, from the coding sequence ATGACGATCGATGTGTGGATGCAGCACCCGACTGCGCGGTTCCTGCGCAGCGATTTCCTGGCCTCCCTGCGGCGCTGGACCGCCGGGTCGATACCGGATGCCGACATCCCGATCGAGGTCACCGTCGCCGCGATGGACGCGGCCGACGTAGGTTTCGGGCTGCTCAGTGCGTGGCACGGCCCCAATGGCCAGGATCTGGTCTCCAACGACGAGGTCGCGGAGTGGATTCGGTTGCATCCGAACCGGTTTGCCGGTCTTGCGACCGTCGACCTCGATCGCCCGATGGAGGCGGTCCGTGAGTTGCGGCGCCGGGTGGCCGAAGGATTCGTCGGCCTGCGGGTAGTGCCGTGGCTGTGGAACGCGCCGCCCACCGATCGCCGCTATTACCCGCTGTTCGCCGAGTGCGTCGAGGCCGGCGTTCCGTTCTGCACCCAGGTCGGCCACACCGGCCCGCTGCGACCCTCGGAGACCGGGCGCCCGATTCCCCACATCGACCAGGTTGCGCTGGACTTTCCCGAGCTGGTGATCGTGTGCGGACACGTCGGCTATCCATGGACCGAGGAGATGGTGGCCGTCGCGCGCAAGCATGAGAATGTCTACATCGATACGTCGGCGTACACGATCCGGCGGCTGCCCGACGAACTGATCCGGTTCATGAAAACCGGTACCGGACAACGCAAAGTCCTGTTCGGCACCAACTACCCGATGATCACTCACGCGCATGCTTTGGCCGGGCTCGACGAACTCGGTCTCGACGACGCGGCTCGCCACGACTTTCTCCACGGCAATGCCGAACGCGTATTCAGACTGGAGGCAAACAGGTGA
- a CDS encoding acetolactate synthase large subunit, which yields MNGAQALINTLIDGGVDVCFANPGTSEMHFVAALDTVPQMRGVLALFEGVATGAADGYARIADRPAAVLLHLGPGLGNGLANLHNARRAHVPMVVVVGDHATYHKKYDAPLESDIGALAGSVSGWVRRTGATADVALDTAEAVATSRVRSQISTLILPADVSWSDGAEPAAVTPPRRAQADPLLGPEVAEVLRSGEPAVIMVGGDATRGPGLAAAARIARATGARWLCETFPTRLERGAGVPAVERLAYFAEAATAQLDGAKHLILAGAKSPVSFFAYPNMPSDLVPAGCEVHVLAEYVGAADALIALADEIAPGTVAPLAAASRPQLPTGALTSASAADVIGALLPERAIVVDESNTSGLLLAQATAGAPAHDWLTLTGGAIGYGIPAAVGAAVAAPDRPVLCLESDGSAMYTISGLWTQARESLNVTTVLYDNSAYDILRIELQRVGAGSAPGPKALDLLDLSRPAMDFVNISEGMGVPARRVHTAEELADALREAFAEPGPHLIDAVVPSITG from the coding sequence GTGAACGGTGCGCAGGCTCTGATCAACACCCTGATCGACGGCGGCGTTGACGTGTGCTTCGCCAACCCCGGCACCTCGGAGATGCACTTCGTGGCCGCGTTGGACACCGTTCCCCAAATGCGCGGCGTGCTCGCTCTTTTCGAGGGCGTCGCCACGGGCGCGGCCGACGGATATGCGCGCATCGCCGATCGGCCGGCGGCAGTGTTGTTACACCTGGGCCCCGGATTGGGCAACGGCCTGGCCAACCTGCACAATGCGCGGCGCGCCCACGTGCCGATGGTGGTCGTCGTCGGCGATCACGCCACGTATCACAAAAAGTACGATGCCCCACTGGAATCCGACATCGGTGCGCTCGCGGGCAGTGTCTCGGGATGGGTGCGGCGCACGGGTGCCACGGCCGACGTCGCCCTCGACACCGCCGAGGCGGTCGCTACCAGCCGGGTCCGCTCGCAGATCTCCACCCTGATCTTGCCCGCCGACGTGTCGTGGTCGGACGGTGCCGAGCCCGCCGCTGTGACGCCGCCGCGGAGGGCCCAAGCCGACCCGCTGCTGGGGCCCGAGGTCGCCGAGGTGCTGCGGTCGGGAGAACCCGCGGTGATCATGGTGGGCGGCGACGCCACCCGTGGCCCGGGGCTGGCCGCGGCGGCGCGGATCGCGCGGGCGACCGGCGCGCGCTGGCTGTGCGAGACCTTCCCGACCCGCCTGGAACGCGGTGCCGGCGTTCCCGCCGTCGAGCGCCTGGCGTACTTCGCCGAGGCCGCCACCGCGCAACTGGACGGCGCCAAGCATCTGATCCTGGCCGGTGCGAAATCTCCGGTGTCCTTCTTCGCGTACCCGAACATGCCCAGCGACCTGGTGCCGGCGGGTTGCGAGGTGCACGTGCTCGCCGAGTACGTCGGTGCGGCCGACGCGCTGATCGCATTGGCCGACGAGATCGCACCCGGCACGGTTGCCCCGTTGGCCGCCGCGTCGCGCCCGCAGTTGCCGACCGGCGCGCTGACTTCCGCCTCGGCGGCCGACGTGATCGGAGCGCTGCTGCCGGAGCGGGCGATCGTCGTCGACGAGTCGAACACCTCGGGCCTGCTGCTGGCGCAGGCGACCGCCGGGGCGCCGGCCCATGACTGGCTGACGTTGACCGGCGGGGCGATCGGCTACGGCATCCCCGCCGCGGTGGGTGCGGCGGTGGCCGCCCCGGACCGCCCGGTGCTGTGCCTGGAATCCGACGGGTCCGCGATGTACACGATTTCGGGACTGTGGACCCAGGCGCGCGAGAGCCTCAACGTGACCACCGTGCTGTACGACAACAGCGCCTACGACATCTTGCGCATCGAGCTGCAACGCGTCGGCGCCGGGTCCGCTCCCGGACCGAAGGCGCTCGATCTGCTCGACTTATCGCGCCCCGCAATGGATTTCGTCAACATTTCCGAAGGTATGGGGGTACCTGCCCGGCGCGTGCACACCGCCGAAGAGCTCGCCGATGCGCTGCGCGAAGCCTTCGCCGAGCCCGGGCCGCATCTGATCGACGCGGTGGTGCCGTCGATCACGGGTTAG
- a CDS encoding serine hydrolase, with product MTSRPLELALEASFEQLSDVVPANIGVAIARPDRTYSLGRWWSGVAWSTIKVPLAIAALRSDWLSAKELAIKAITESDNRASEQLWSLLGDPVDAARKVQGVVAEGGDTATVVESRRLRRGFTAFGQTQWTLQRQARFAAELPLIPDAADVIELMTDLTPDHRWGLAANGSAAKGGWGPGTDGEYLVRQFGILPTPSGEWGVALAAEVRDGGFETGVEVVNTVTDWLVSRLPVLARY from the coding sequence ATGACGTCGCGGCCCCTGGAGTTGGCGCTGGAAGCCAGCTTTGAGCAGCTTTCCGACGTGGTACCGGCCAACATTGGCGTCGCGATCGCCCGCCCGGACCGGACCTATTCACTGGGCAGGTGGTGGTCGGGCGTCGCCTGGTCGACGATCAAGGTGCCCCTGGCGATCGCGGCGTTGCGCAGCGACTGGCTCAGCGCCAAAGAGCTGGCCATCAAGGCCATCACCGAATCCGACAATCGCGCATCCGAGCAGTTGTGGTCGCTGCTGGGCGACCCGGTCGACGCGGCACGCAAGGTACAGGGCGTCGTCGCCGAGGGCGGAGACACCGCGACGGTGGTCGAATCGCGGCGGCTTCGGCGTGGTTTCACCGCATTCGGCCAGACGCAGTGGACTCTGCAACGGCAAGCTCGGTTCGCCGCCGAGTTGCCGCTGATCCCCGACGCCGCGGACGTGATCGAGCTGATGACCGACCTCACGCCCGATCACCGCTGGGGCCTGGCCGCCAATGGCTCTGCGGCGAAGGGCGGTTGGGGCCCGGGCACCGACGGCGAGTACCTGGTGCGACAGTTCGGGATCCTGCCCACGCCTTCGGGGGAATGGGGCGTGGCATTGGCGGCCGAAGTCCGCGACGGCGGCTTTGAAACCGGGGTCGAGGTCGTCAATACGGTGACGGATTGGCTCGTCAGCCGGCTTCCCGTGCTGGCCCGCTATTGA
- the fadD17 gene encoding long-chain-fatty-acid--CoA ligase FadD17 — translation MIPTDPTVTKLLAPLAEVDDRGVYFEESFTSWRDHLQHGAAIAATLRERLDPNRPPHIGVLLENTPFFSAMLVAAGMSGIVPVGLNPVRRGEALSRDISRADCQLVLADSKSAATLDDIGHLNVDSAQWAAEVDAHRDAELSFQSASAEDLFMLIFTSGTSGEPKAVKCSHGKVAIAGITMSQRFNLGRDDVCYVSMPLFHSNAVLVGWAVAAACQGSMALRRKFSASGFLPDVRRYGATYANYVGKPLSYVLATPEQPDDADNPLRAVYGNEGVPADIERFGRRFGCAVQDGFGSTEGGVAIARTPDTPPGALGPLTEGLDIVDPDTGKPCEVGVVGELVNTSGPGRFEGYYNDAAAEAERMAGGVYHSGDLAYRDEAGYAYFAGRLGDWMRVDGENLGAAPIERVLLRYPDAAEVAVYAIPDPVVGDQVMAALVMTQGSEFDAEKFRVFLAEQPDLGPRQWPSYIRVSAELPRTVTFKVLKRQLAAEGIDCHDRVWPIPR, via the coding sequence GTGATTCCGACCGATCCCACGGTCACCAAACTGCTGGCGCCGCTGGCCGAGGTCGACGACCGGGGTGTCTACTTCGAGGAGTCGTTCACCAGCTGGCGCGATCACCTGCAGCACGGGGCCGCGATAGCCGCGACGCTGCGCGAACGCCTGGACCCGAACCGGCCACCTCATATCGGCGTGCTGCTGGAAAACACGCCGTTCTTCTCGGCGATGTTGGTGGCGGCCGGGATGTCGGGGATTGTGCCCGTTGGCCTCAACCCGGTACGCCGCGGCGAGGCGCTGTCCCGCGACATCAGCCGAGCCGACTGCCAGCTGGTGCTGGCGGATTCGAAATCGGCTGCGACACTGGATGATATCGGCCACCTGAACGTCGACTCGGCGCAGTGGGCCGCCGAAGTCGACGCGCATCGCGACGCCGAATTGAGTTTCCAGTCCGCGTCGGCCGAAGACCTCTTCATGCTGATCTTCACGTCGGGCACCAGCGGCGAGCCGAAGGCGGTGAAGTGCAGCCACGGCAAGGTCGCGATCGCCGGAATTACGATGTCACAGCGATTCAACCTCGGCCGCGACGACGTCTGTTACGTGTCGATGCCGTTGTTCCATTCCAACGCGGTGCTGGTCGGCTGGGCGGTAGCAGCGGCGTGTCAGGGATCAATGGCGTTGCGGCGCAAGTTCTCCGCGTCTGGATTCTTGCCGGATGTGCGTCGCTACGGCGCCACCTACGCCAACTACGTGGGTAAGCCGCTGTCCTATGTGCTGGCGACGCCGGAGCAACCCGACGACGCGGACAACCCGTTGCGGGCGGTGTACGGCAACGAGGGGGTGCCCGCCGACATCGAACGGTTCGGCCGCCGATTCGGCTGCGCAGTCCAGGACGGATTCGGCTCGACCGAAGGCGGAGTCGCGATCGCCCGCACCCCCGATACGCCGCCGGGCGCCCTGGGACCGCTGACCGAAGGGCTGGACATCGTCGATCCCGACACCGGCAAGCCCTGCGAAGTGGGCGTCGTCGGCGAGCTGGTAAACACCAGCGGCCCAGGCCGTTTCGAGGGTTACTACAACGACGCGGCCGCCGAGGCCGAGCGAATGGCGGGCGGGGTCTACCACAGTGGCGACCTCGCCTATCGCGACGAGGCCGGGTACGCATACTTCGCTGGGCGCCTTGGCGATTGGATGCGGGTCGACGGCGAAAATCTCGGCGCGGCGCCGATCGAACGAGTACTGCTGCGCTACCCCGATGCGGCCGAGGTCGCCGTGTACGCGATCCCCGATCCGGTGGTCGGCGACCAGGTGATGGCCGCGCTGGTGATGACGCAGGGCAGCGAGTTCGACGCCGAGAAATTTCGGGTGTTTCTGGCCGAGCAGCCCGACCTGGGCCCCAGGCAATGGCCGTCGTACATCAGGGTCAGCGCGGAGCTCCCGCGGACGGTGACATTCAAGGTGCTCAAACGCCAGTTGGCGGCCGAAGGTATCGACTGTCATGATCGGGTATGGCCGATACCCCGATAA
- a CDS encoding acyl-CoA dehydrogenase family protein, whose translation MDFTTTEAANDLGGLVDTIVDSVCTPEHQRELDGLEQRFDRGLWQKLVDADILTSASASSLGGDGFGVLEQVAILVALGRQLAAVPYLESVMLGAGVLARFGSEELQQSWGVPAVKGEKILTIALDGEMGEGPVQATRAGDGYKLTGTRTQVFFGPVADAFLVPAETESGTAVFLVSAEDPGVSVTTLATTGKNSVGHLALDGVATGDARKVGGSEVAGWLGTLGTLGRTAYQLGVLDRGLQMTAEYAREREQFDRPIGSFQAVSQRLADGYIDVKGLRLTLTQAAWKVSEDIPAEIDVASAAFWAADAGHRVAHTIVHVHGGVGVDTDHPAHRYFLAAKEAEFALGGATAQLRKIGRELAETPA comes from the coding sequence ATGGATTTCACGACAACCGAAGCGGCGAATGACCTCGGCGGCCTGGTCGACACGATCGTGGACTCGGTGTGCACGCCGGAGCACCAGCGCGAACTCGACGGGCTCGAGCAGCGATTCGACCGCGGCCTGTGGCAGAAGCTGGTCGACGCCGACATCCTGACCAGTGCATCGGCGTCCTCGCTGGGCGGTGACGGTTTCGGTGTGCTCGAGCAGGTCGCGATCCTGGTCGCGCTGGGCCGCCAGCTGGCCGCCGTGCCCTACCTGGAATCGGTGATGTTGGGCGCCGGAGTGCTGGCGCGGTTCGGCTCCGAGGAACTACAGCAGAGCTGGGGAGTGCCGGCCGTCAAGGGCGAGAAGATACTGACGATCGCGCTGGACGGCGAGATGGGTGAGGGTCCCGTGCAGGCCACCCGCGCCGGCGACGGCTACAAGCTGACCGGGACCCGCACCCAGGTCTTCTTCGGCCCCGTCGCGGACGCGTTCCTGGTTCCCGCCGAAACCGAGTCCGGCACAGCTGTTTTCCTGGTAAGCGCCGAAGACCCGGGCGTCAGCGTGACCACGCTGGCGACCACCGGCAAGAACAGCGTCGGGCACCTGGCGCTGGACGGCGTCGCGACCGGCGATGCGCGCAAGGTCGGCGGAAGCGAAGTCGCCGGGTGGCTCGGCACGCTCGGAACCCTGGGACGCACCGCGTATCAACTCGGGGTGCTCGATCGCGGGCTGCAGATGACCGCCGAATATGCCCGCGAGCGTGAGCAATTCGACCGCCCGATCGGCAGCTTCCAAGCGGTGTCGCAGCGACTGGCCGACGGCTACATCGACGTCAAGGGGCTGCGGTTGACGCTCACCCAAGCGGCGTGGAAGGTCTCCGAAGACATCCCGGCCGAGATCGATGTGGCCAGCGCCGCGTTCTGGGCCGCCGACGCCGGACACCGGGTCGCCCACACCATCGTGCACGTGCACGGCGGCGTCGGCGTCGACACCGACCACCCGGCGCACCGCTACTTCCTGGCGGCCAAGGAGGCCGAGTTCGCGCTGGGCGGCGCGACCGCCCAGCTGCGCAAGATCGGTCGCGAGCTGGCGGAAACCCCTGCCTGA
- a CDS encoding acyl-CoA dehydrogenase, which produces MRISYTPEQEELRRELRSYFTALMTPERREALHSTQGEVGTGNAYRDTVAQMGKDGWLTLNWPKEYGGQDRSPMDSLIFTDEAAIAGVPVPFLTINSVAPTIMAFGTEAQKKFFLPKIAAGDLHFSIGYSEPGAGTDLANLRTTAVRDGDDYVINGQKMWTSLIAYADWVWLAVRTNPEAKKHRGISMIAVPTTAEGFSWTPVHTMAGVDTSATYYSDVRVPVTNLIGEENGGWKLVTNQLNHERVALVSPQPIFLALREVREWAQNTKDDGGARLIDSEWVQLNLARVHAKAEVLKLINWELASAEGHDLGPADASAAKVYGTELATEAYRLLMEVLGTAATVRQDSPGALLRGRVERMHRACLILTFGGGTNEVQRDIIGMVALGLPRNR; this is translated from the coding sequence ATGCGCATCAGTTACACCCCTGAACAGGAGGAGCTGCGTCGCGAGCTGCGGTCGTACTTCACCGCGCTCATGACGCCGGAACGCCGCGAGGCGCTGCACTCGACGCAGGGCGAGGTGGGCACCGGCAACGCGTATCGCGACACCGTCGCGCAGATGGGCAAGGACGGGTGGCTCACCCTGAACTGGCCCAAGGAATACGGCGGCCAGGACCGCTCCCCGATGGACTCGCTGATCTTCACCGACGAGGCCGCGATCGCCGGCGTGCCGGTGCCGTTCCTGACGATCAACAGCGTGGCGCCGACGATCATGGCGTTCGGCACCGAAGCGCAGAAGAAGTTCTTCCTGCCCAAGATCGCCGCCGGAGACCTGCACTTCTCGATCGGCTACTCCGAGCCCGGCGCCGGCACCGACCTGGCGAACCTGCGCACGACGGCGGTCCGCGACGGCGACGACTACGTCATCAACGGCCAGAAGATGTGGACCAGCCTGATCGCCTACGCCGACTGGGTCTGGCTGGCGGTGCGCACCAACCCCGAGGCCAAGAAGCACCGCGGCATTTCGATGATCGCGGTACCGACGACGGCCGAGGGCTTCTCCTGGACGCCCGTGCACACCATGGCCGGTGTGGACACCAGCGCCACCTATTACTCCGACGTGCGGGTTCCGGTGACGAACCTGATCGGCGAGGAGAACGGCGGCTGGAAGCTGGTCACCAACCAGCTCAACCACGAGCGGGTCGCCCTGGTGTCGCCGCAACCGATCTTCCTGGCGCTGCGCGAGGTTCGCGAATGGGCGCAGAACACCAAGGACGACGGCGGGGCCCGGCTGATCGACTCCGAGTGGGTGCAGTTGAACCTGGCCCGGGTGCACGCCAAGGCCGAAGTTCTCAAGCTGATCAACTGGGAACTCGCATCGGCGGAAGGCCACGACCTCGGGCCGGCGGATGCGTCGGCGGCGAAGGTGTACGGCACCGAGCTGGCCACCGAGGCCTACCGGCTGCTGATGGAGGTCCTGGGTACCGCGGCGACGGTGCGCCAGGATTCGCCGGGCGCTTTGCTGCGTGGCCGGGTCGAGCGGATGCACCGGGCGTGCCTGATCCTGACCTTCGGCGGCGGCACCAACGAGGTGCAGCGCGACATCATCGGCATGGTCGCCCTCGGCCTGCCTCGAAACCGCTAA
- a CDS encoding ferredoxin — protein sequence MRVIVDRDRCEGNAVCLGIAPDIFDLDDEDYAVVKLDPIPSDQEDLAEQAIAECPRAALLRED from the coding sequence GTGCGGGTGATCGTGGATCGTGACCGGTGCGAAGGCAACGCGGTGTGCTTGGGAATCGCACCGGATATCTTCGACCTCGACGATGAGGACTACGCCGTCGTGAAGCTCGATCCGATTCCGTCCGACCAAGAAGATCTCGCCGAGCAGGCGATCGCCGAGTGCCCGCGCGCGGCGTTGCTGCGCGAAGACTAG
- a CDS encoding 3-oxoacyl-ACP reductase — protein sequence MTSSTNATDLSGKVAVVTGAAAGLGRAEALGLARLGATVVVNDIAAALDASDVIDEISAAGAKAVAVTGDISQRSTADELVSCADGLGGLDIVVNNAGITRDRMLFNMSDEEWDQVIAVHLRGHFLLTRNAATYWRSRAKDAGGSIFGRIVNTASEAGLVGPVGQANYGAAKAGIISLTLTAARALGRYGVCANAICPRARTAMTADVFGSAPDIEEGGVDPLSPEHVVNLVQFLSSPAAAEVNGQVFIVYGPQVTLVSAPTVEHRFTADGAAWESAQLSSTLRDYFAGRDPERNFSATALMEQ from the coding sequence TTGACTAGCAGCACGAACGCGACCGATCTATCCGGAAAGGTCGCGGTGGTGACCGGTGCGGCCGCGGGGCTTGGGCGCGCCGAGGCGCTCGGCCTCGCCCGCCTGGGCGCCACCGTCGTCGTCAACGACATCGCCGCCGCGCTGGACGCCTCGGATGTGATCGACGAGATCAGCGCCGCGGGCGCCAAGGCCGTCGCGGTGACGGGTGACATCAGCCAGCGCTCCACGGCCGACGAGCTGGTGTCCTGCGCCGACGGGCTGGGCGGACTCGACATCGTGGTCAACAACGCCGGCATCACCCGCGACCGGATGCTGTTCAACATGTCCGACGAGGAATGGGATCAGGTCATCGCCGTGCATCTGCGCGGGCATTTCCTGCTCACCCGCAACGCCGCGACCTACTGGCGCAGCCGGGCCAAGGACGCCGGGGGCTCGATCTTCGGCCGGATCGTCAACACCGCCTCCGAGGCGGGACTGGTGGGTCCGGTGGGGCAGGCCAACTACGGCGCCGCCAAGGCGGGCATCATTTCGCTCACCCTGACGGCCGCGCGGGCGCTGGGTCGCTACGGGGTGTGTGCCAACGCGATCTGCCCACGTGCGCGCACCGCGATGACGGCGGACGTGTTCGGCAGTGCACCGGATATAGAGGAAGGCGGCGTCGACCCGCTGTCACCTGAACACGTGGTGAACTTGGTGCAGTTCCTGTCGTCTCCGGCGGCCGCGGAGGTTAACGGCCAGGTGTTCATCGTTTACGGACCTCAGGTGACATTGGTCTCAGCTCCGACGGTCGAGCACCGGTTCACCGCGGACGGCGCCGCCTGGGAGTCGGCTCAGCTGAGCAGCACATTGCGTGACTACTTTGCTGGTCGGGATCCGGAACGTAAC